One segment of Anatilimnocola aggregata DNA contains the following:
- a CDS encoding cation-translocating P-type ATPase — MPATHSQSPQQVAELFRVDPARGLSEADVEQRRAEHGWNELAEKPPRPVWIRFLLHFTDLMVLLLIGAAILSIVLQEWTDAIAIIAIIILNGVIGFVQEERAGQALAALRQLSQPQAKVLRDGKLRALPARDLVPGDCLELEAGDQIPADVRLNHASSLQVNESPLTGESVPVDKESTQELAEDTPLADRVNHAYLGTVVTAGKATAIVVATGMHTELGKIAGLLDKHQEEATPLQKRLGTLTKTLVVFCLGAIALIFALQLWRKPDDWTETLLLAVSLGVAAVPEGLPAVVTIALALGLQRMVKRNAIVRKLASVETLGSVTIVCSDKTGTLTRNEMTVREIVLHEMQLKVTGGGYKPEGDFLVAKNEEQINPQQLPLLIQAMQIAAWCNSAQLQEKDGTWTVIGDPTEGALLVAASKAGVEIGRNQQRILHEAPFDSQRKRMSVVATIDDRHVVLAKGAPESILPLCKQMQRGDEVMELGESQQTEILAQCNQMAERALRVLALAHRPASERDFKATAEGLERDLVLVALVGMIDPPRDEAKAAVRTGRTAGIRPLMITGDHPATALAIARELAVADDKSIAVTGQELDKMEDEELREKLPQIAVFARVSAEHKQRIVKALKKNGEVVAMTGDGVNDAPAIQAADIGIAMGITGTDVTKGASDMVLADDNFATIIAAVEEGRSIYDNIEKVLAYLLSCNFGELALMFIAILFGFPAPLIAIHLLWINLVTDGLPALALTLEPPEPGIMKRHPRGLKEPVLSATRVFTIVSQGLLEAAVTLGAFLWVLNSDGSNLHQAQATAFCVLVFSEILRSLSARSLTYNFWRLGPFSNRYLLIAAAASATLQLVVVLTPGVRDVFRAGDLTLENWLLIVGLAFVPVSVIELLFKQAPWLKAE, encoded by the coding sequence ATGCCTGCCACCCACTCTCAGTCGCCTCAGCAAGTCGCAGAGCTTTTTCGCGTCGACCCCGCGCGCGGACTGAGTGAAGCAGATGTCGAACAGCGACGCGCCGAACATGGTTGGAACGAACTAGCCGAGAAACCTCCGCGACCGGTGTGGATCCGTTTTCTGCTCCACTTCACCGACTTGATGGTGCTGTTACTCATCGGAGCGGCCATCCTGTCGATCGTCTTGCAGGAATGGACCGACGCGATTGCGATCATCGCGATTATCATCCTCAATGGCGTCATCGGCTTTGTGCAGGAAGAGCGCGCAGGGCAGGCGCTGGCAGCCCTGCGTCAACTATCGCAGCCCCAGGCCAAGGTGCTGCGCGACGGCAAACTGCGCGCACTTCCCGCCCGCGATCTGGTGCCGGGCGATTGCTTGGAGCTCGAAGCGGGAGATCAAATCCCGGCCGATGTCCGTTTGAATCACGCCAGCAGCTTGCAGGTGAACGAGTCGCCACTCACCGGCGAATCGGTTCCCGTCGACAAAGAGTCGACTCAGGAACTGGCCGAAGATACGCCGCTCGCAGATCGCGTAAACCATGCTTACTTGGGCACGGTGGTGACGGCTGGCAAGGCCACGGCCATCGTTGTCGCCACGGGCATGCATACCGAGCTCGGCAAAATCGCCGGACTGCTCGACAAACATCAAGAAGAAGCGACGCCCCTGCAAAAGCGACTCGGCACGCTCACGAAGACTCTCGTCGTCTTTTGCCTTGGCGCCATCGCCCTCATCTTTGCGCTGCAATTGTGGCGCAAACCCGACGACTGGACCGAAACGCTTCTCCTCGCCGTGAGCCTCGGTGTCGCTGCAGTTCCCGAAGGACTGCCAGCTGTGGTAACCATTGCCCTGGCGCTCGGCTTGCAGCGAATGGTCAAGCGGAACGCCATCGTGCGCAAACTGGCGAGCGTCGAAACGCTCGGCAGTGTAACGATTGTCTGCTCCGACAAAACCGGCACGCTTACCCGCAACGAAATGACGGTGCGCGAAATCGTGCTGCACGAAATGCAGTTGAAAGTCACCGGTGGCGGCTACAAGCCCGAGGGGGATTTTCTCGTCGCGAAGAATGAAGAGCAGATCAATCCCCAGCAACTGCCCCTGTTGATTCAGGCGATGCAGATTGCCGCCTGGTGCAACTCGGCACAATTGCAGGAGAAGGACGGAACCTGGACGGTCATTGGCGATCCGACGGAAGGTGCTTTGCTCGTGGCTGCGAGCAAGGCGGGCGTCGAGATCGGCCGCAATCAGCAGCGCATTCTTCACGAGGCCCCTTTCGATTCGCAGCGCAAGCGGATGTCGGTCGTGGCCACCATCGACGATCGCCACGTCGTCCTGGCGAAAGGTGCTCCCGAGTCGATCTTGCCCCTCTGCAAACAAATGCAGCGGGGAGACGAGGTCATGGAACTCGGCGAAAGTCAGCAAACAGAAATATTGGCTCAATGCAATCAAATGGCCGAGCGCGCCCTGCGCGTACTGGCTCTGGCGCATCGCCCGGCTAGTGAGAGGGATTTCAAAGCAACTGCAGAAGGATTGGAAAGAGATCTCGTGCTCGTGGCCCTGGTCGGCATGATCGACCCACCGCGCGACGAGGCCAAGGCAGCCGTCCGAACGGGACGCACTGCCGGCATCCGTCCGCTGATGATTACCGGCGATCATCCAGCTACTGCCCTGGCGATTGCTCGCGAATTGGCCGTCGCCGACGACAAGTCGATCGCCGTCACCGGCCAAGAGCTCGACAAAATGGAGGATGAGGAACTGCGCGAGAAGTTGCCGCAGATCGCCGTATTCGCTCGTGTCTCGGCCGAGCATAAGCAGCGAATCGTGAAGGCCCTGAAGAAGAACGGCGAAGTGGTCGCGATGACCGGCGATGGCGTGAACGATGCCCCGGCTATTCAGGCTGCGGATATCGGCATTGCGATGGGCATTACGGGTACCGATGTCACCAAGGGTGCATCAGACATGGTACTCGCCGACGACAATTTCGCCACGATCATTGCCGCCGTCGAAGAAGGGCGTTCGATCTACGACAACATCGAGAAAGTGCTCGCCTATCTGCTGTCGTGCAATTTTGGTGAGTTGGCGCTGATGTTCATTGCCATTTTGTTTGGCTTTCCCGCTCCGCTCATTGCCATCCATTTGCTCTGGATTAATCTCGTCACCGATGGCTTGCCTGCGCTCGCGCTAACACTCGAACCACCCGAGCCGGGCATCATGAAACGGCATCCCCGCGGGCTCAAAGAGCCGGTTCTATCGGCGACACGAGTCTTCACCATTGTCTCGCAAGGCCTGCTCGAAGCGGCCGTCACGCTCGGTGCGTTCCTGTGGGTATTGAACTCGGACGGCAGCAACTTGCACCAGGCACAAGCGACAGCCTTCTGCGTGCTGGTGTTCTCCGAGATCCTGCGTAGTCTTTCGGCCCGCAGTCTGACCTATAACTTCTGGCGGCTGGGCCCCTTTAGCAACCGCTACTTGCTGATCGCTGCCGCCGCTTCTGCCACATTGCAATTGGTGGTAGTGTTGACGCCTGGCGTGCGCGACGTCTTCCGTGCTGGAGACTTAACGCTGGAAAACTGGCTGCTGATCGTTGGCCTGGCCTTTGTGCCGGTCTCCGTCATCGAGCTGTTGTTCAAACAAGCACCTTGGCTGAAGGCTGAGTGA
- a CDS encoding glycine--tRNA ligase translates to MEKLVSLCKRRGFLFQSSEIYGGLNGFWDYGPLGVELKRNIKDAWWRDMVSGHDDLVTLPGAPAAYEMVGLDCSIIMHPQVWKVSGHYDLFVDKMVDCKESKGRYRADHIRCFPVQIDGQTVGWVSSMKEPEEFAKGLSNTFDKKVSKLFGGKETKIVVDSHVSYSTISVPDRVKVLGPDASELNTLTEPRDFNLMFKTIVGALGTEEDAAFLRPETAQGIFVNFKNVCDSTRVRVPFGIAQSGKSFRNEITPKNFTFRSREFEQMEIEFFCHPSTSRKWYEYWRDRRMKWYTDLGLSSERLQLREHHQDELSHYSTGTADIEYAFPFLPAGEYGELEGVAHRGDFDLRSHMEGKLDPDSKPDLKVQLGPDGKPKWRGSGKDLTYRDELTNERFTPHVIEPSAGADRATLAFLCEAYHEDEAPDENGKLQTRVVMKFHPRIAPIKVAIFPLVKKEGMPEIAQDIYRKLKKRWNVFYDEKGAVGRRYRRQDEVGTPFCITVDGQTLQDGTVTVRDRDSLEQKRVHQDQLVAELETRLS, encoded by the coding sequence ATGGAAAAACTGGTTTCGCTCTGCAAGAGGCGCGGATTTCTATTTCAATCGAGCGAAATCTACGGCGGCCTCAATGGTTTCTGGGACTACGGCCCGCTGGGCGTGGAACTGAAGCGAAACATCAAGGACGCCTGGTGGCGGGACATGGTCAGCGGCCACGACGACCTGGTGACGTTGCCCGGCGCCCCCGCCGCGTATGAAATGGTCGGCCTCGATTGCTCGATCATCATGCATCCGCAGGTATGGAAGGTCTCGGGCCACTACGACTTGTTTGTCGACAAAATGGTCGACTGCAAGGAATCGAAAGGCCGTTACCGGGCCGATCACATCCGCTGCTTTCCCGTCCAGATCGACGGCCAGACGGTTGGTTGGGTTTCGTCGATGAAAGAGCCAGAAGAGTTCGCCAAGGGACTCTCGAACACGTTTGATAAGAAGGTGAGCAAACTGTTCGGCGGCAAGGAGACGAAGATCGTCGTCGACAGCCACGTCTCATACTCGACGATCTCGGTACCCGATCGCGTGAAGGTGCTCGGTCCCGATGCGAGCGAACTGAACACGCTGACCGAACCGCGCGACTTTAACCTGATGTTCAAGACGATCGTCGGCGCGCTCGGCACCGAAGAAGATGCTGCATTTTTGCGTCCCGAAACGGCTCAAGGTATTTTCGTCAACTTCAAGAACGTCTGCGACAGCACGCGCGTGCGAGTTCCGTTCGGTATTGCGCAATCTGGCAAGAGTTTTCGCAACGAAATCACGCCGAAGAATTTTACGTTCCGTTCGCGCGAGTTCGAACAGATGGAAATCGAGTTCTTCTGTCATCCGAGCACGTCGCGCAAGTGGTACGAATACTGGCGCGATCGCCGGATGAAGTGGTACACCGATCTCGGCTTGTCGAGTGAACGCTTGCAACTGCGTGAACATCACCAGGATGAACTGAGCCATTATTCGACCGGCACTGCTGACATCGAGTATGCGTTCCCCTTCCTGCCGGCGGGTGAATACGGCGAGCTCGAAGGTGTGGCGCATCGTGGCGACTTCGACCTGCGCAGTCACATGGAAGGGAAGCTCGATCCGGATTCAAAGCCAGACTTGAAAGTTCAACTCGGCCCCGATGGCAAGCCGAAATGGCGCGGCAGCGGCAAGGATTTGACCTATCGCGACGAGTTGACCAACGAGCGGTTCACGCCGCACGTCATCGAGCCGAGTGCTGGTGCTGATCGAGCGACGCTGGCATTCTTGTGCGAGGCCTATCACGAAGACGAAGCTCCGGACGAGAACGGCAAGCTGCAGACGCGCGTGGTGATGAAGTTTCATCCGCGGATCGCGCCAATCAAAGTGGCCATCTTTCCGCTTGTAAAGAAAGAAGGGATGCCCGAGATTGCCCAGGACATTTATCGCAAGCTGAAGAAGCGGTGGAACGTCTTTTACGATGAGAAGGGCGCGGTCGGCCGGCGCTATCGTCGTCAGGACGAAGTCGGAACTCCGTTCTGCATCACCGTCGATGGCCAGACGTTGCAGGATGGCACAGTTACCGTCCGTGATCGTGATTCGCTCGAACAAAAGCGAGTGCATCAGGATCAACTGGTGGCTGAACTGGAAACACGACTGAGTTAA
- a CDS encoding 3-keto-disaccharide hydrolase, which produces MRSTVLFATLLAVVFSLPTAGCIGQESTVKFTPPPAKKIAEQIAQADKRPTDKAETLVAAKPVKEAPALLTADELKDGWIALFDGTSLFGWQAHSKADWRVNDGAIVVGGGEKGLLCTHVQFADYELKVDFRAAKGTNSGVFLRTSPVVGKEDVTTKCYELNIAPPENPFPTGSFVGRKKADEVPDSREWQTFHVTLVGGKAKVDLNGKTVLEYVDEKPVGRGYVGLQLNEGQVEFKNIKLKPLGMTSLANGKDLTGWKDVAGSKSKFTVTEAGEINVKDGRGSLESEATFGDFVAQWECISNAKELNSGIFFRCIPGEVTNGYECQIHNGYKDGDRTKPKDFGTGGIYRRIPARMVVSNDNEWFHQTLIADGANIECWVNGYPVTAWTDERKPHTNPREGLRTEAGTLQIQGHDPTTDLSFRNLRAVELAK; this is translated from the coding sequence ATGCGATCGACTGTTCTATTCGCCACGCTTCTGGCTGTCGTGTTTAGCCTGCCAACTGCTGGCTGCATTGGCCAAGAATCAACGGTCAAGTTCACACCACCGCCAGCGAAGAAGATCGCCGAGCAGATCGCGCAGGCCGATAAGAGGCCGACCGACAAGGCAGAAACTCTGGTGGCGGCCAAGCCGGTGAAAGAGGCCCCTGCCCTGCTGACCGCAGATGAACTAAAGGACGGCTGGATCGCCCTGTTCGACGGCACGTCCCTGTTCGGCTGGCAAGCCCACAGCAAAGCCGACTGGCGCGTGAATGACGGAGCGATTGTGGTAGGCGGCGGCGAGAAAGGTTTACTTTGCACACATGTGCAATTTGCCGACTACGAGCTCAAGGTCGATTTTCGCGCTGCGAAGGGGACCAACAGCGGCGTCTTCCTGCGAACCTCACCAGTGGTAGGTAAGGAAGATGTCACGACCAAGTGCTACGAACTGAATATCGCCCCTCCCGAGAATCCGTTTCCCACCGGTAGTTTTGTAGGGCGCAAAAAAGCCGACGAAGTTCCCGACAGCCGCGAATGGCAAACGTTTCACGTCACGCTTGTCGGTGGTAAAGCCAAGGTCGATCTGAACGGCAAGACCGTGCTGGAGTATGTCGACGAAAAACCGGTTGGCCGCGGATACGTTGGCTTGCAACTGAACGAAGGTCAAGTCGAGTTCAAAAACATCAAGCTCAAGCCGCTGGGCATGACCTCGCTTGCCAATGGCAAAGACTTGACCGGCTGGAAAGATGTGGCCGGATCCAAGAGCAAGTTCACCGTAACCGAAGCGGGCGAGATCAACGTAAAGGATGGCCGCGGCAGTTTGGAAAGCGAGGCCACGTTCGGTGACTTCGTGGCTCAATGGGAATGCATCAGCAACGCGAAGGAATTAAACAGCGGGATCTTTTTCCGTTGCATTCCTGGCGAAGTGACCAACGGTTATGAGTGCCAGATTCACAACGGTTATAAGGACGGGGACCGCACGAAACCCAAGGATTTCGGCACGGGTGGCATTTACCGTCGAATTCCCGCCCGCATGGTTGTTTCGAACGACAACGAATGGTTCCACCAGACTTTGATTGCCGATGGCGCGAACATCGAGTGCTGGGTGAATGGTTATCCGGTCACAGCTTGGACCGATGAACGGAAGCCTCACACAAACCCGCGCGAGGGCCTGCGAACGGAAGCGGGTACGTTGCAGATTCAGGGACACGATCCGACGACCGACTTGTCGTTCCGGAATCTGCGTGCTGTGGAACTGGCAAAATAG
- a CDS encoding HlyD family secretion protein has translation MFRKLILYVVPLGALSMLVFGVFHILSAEQELPKLQPPTLPARNPYLKSIAAAGIVEPRSENIAIGSPLSGVVLEVFVPSDKVGQEVTAGTPLFRVDDRHLKSQLAWQTASLRAAEAQLAKLDMMPRPEELPPAEARVAAAEAKVRLWLDQYNRSAKLLGSGAIGAEENNTKRMTYEESLAQQAQATAELNELKAGAWKPDKLIAQAAIEQAKAQMEMTKTDIERCLVRAPTSGQILQVSVRPGEFVSAPPNKELIVLGDLARLRVRVDIDEQDIARFSKGMPAKAYARGNNIRPIKLNFVRVEPYVVPKRSLTGDNTERVDTRVLQVIYEVDDTAEALYVGQQMDVFLDSGEPAVLTTAM, from the coding sequence ATGTTCCGCAAGTTGATTCTGTATGTCGTGCCCCTCGGGGCATTGTCGATGCTCGTGTTCGGCGTGTTCCATATTCTCTCGGCCGAGCAAGAATTGCCGAAGTTACAGCCGCCGACATTGCCGGCCCGCAATCCATATCTCAAGTCGATTGCCGCCGCTGGCATCGTCGAACCGCGCAGCGAAAACATCGCCATCGGTTCGCCGTTGTCGGGTGTCGTGCTCGAAGTCTTTGTGCCATCCGATAAAGTGGGGCAGGAAGTCACGGCCGGCACTCCCCTGTTCCGCGTCGACGATCGTCATCTCAAGTCGCAACTCGCCTGGCAAACCGCCAGTTTAAGAGCAGCCGAAGCGCAACTTGCCAAGCTCGACATGATGCCGCGGCCGGAAGAATTGCCCCCAGCCGAAGCCCGCGTGGCAGCGGCCGAAGCCAAAGTCAGGTTGTGGCTCGATCAATACAATCGTTCGGCCAAGCTGCTGGGTTCCGGCGCGATCGGTGCCGAAGAGAACAACACCAAGCGCATGACTTATGAAGAATCGCTGGCCCAACAGGCGCAAGCGACGGCGGAATTGAATGAACTGAAAGCCGGTGCCTGGAAGCCGGACAAGTTGATCGCGCAAGCGGCCATTGAACAGGCCAAGGCCCAAATGGAAATGACCAAGACCGATATCGAGCGCTGCCTCGTTCGCGCCCCGACCAGCGGGCAGATTCTGCAAGTCAGCGTGCGGCCCGGCGAGTTTGTCTCGGCGCCGCCCAATAAAGAATTGATCGTCCTGGGCGATCTCGCCCGCCTGCGCGTGCGGGTCGATATCGACGAGCAGGATATCGCGCGATTCTCGAAAGGAATGCCCGCCAAAGCTTATGCTCGCGGCAATAACATCCGGCCGATCAAGTTAAACTTTGTCCGCGTGGAACCCTACGTGGTTCCCAAGCGGTCACTTACCGGTGACAACACCGAGCGGGTCGACACGCGTGTGTTGCAGGTCATTTATGAAGTGGATGACACGGCCGAAGCCCTCTACGTGGGCCAACAGATGGACGTGTTTCTCGATTCGGGCGAACCCGCAGTATTGACAACTGCCATGTGA
- a CDS encoding 2-phosphosulfolactate phosphatase, with amino-acid sequence MPAGKTVRTVAVHLLPDLVEPPQLAGKTAVVIDVLRATTTVVHALANGAREVLPFLNVDDARAKAKLIGAGVLLGGERGGLRIEGFQLGNSPAEYSEQVVGGKTVIFTTTNGTRAMQRCKLAKRVLLASFVNLSAVCRELADESEIDIVCAGTDGHVTREDTLLAGAIVDDLSRLTGLEFKTNDQADIAADAWRSAVGDLTGTSPLGQALRASRGGRNLIDIGHENDIDLAAQIDQFDLVAELDLTSWRITAK; translated from the coding sequence ATGCCTGCTGGCAAGACCGTTCGCACTGTGGCCGTACACTTGTTGCCCGATTTGGTCGAGCCGCCACAACTGGCGGGCAAGACCGCTGTTGTCATCGACGTGCTCCGCGCGACGACGACCGTCGTCCATGCGCTGGCCAATGGCGCGCGCGAAGTGCTGCCGTTTTTGAATGTCGACGATGCACGCGCGAAAGCGAAACTCATCGGCGCTGGAGTCTTACTGGGCGGCGAACGGGGCGGCCTGCGAATCGAAGGTTTCCAACTGGGGAACTCGCCGGCGGAATATAGCGAGCAAGTGGTTGGCGGCAAGACGGTGATCTTCACGACGACGAACGGCACGCGGGCAATGCAACGTTGCAAGCTGGCCAAGCGTGTGCTCCTCGCCAGCTTCGTCAATCTCTCAGCCGTCTGTCGTGAATTGGCAGATGAAAGCGAAATCGACATTGTTTGCGCCGGCACCGATGGCCACGTGACTCGCGAGGACACGCTGCTGGCCGGCGCGATCGTCGATGATCTGTCGCGATTGACGGGCCTGGAGTTTAAGACCAACGACCAGGCCGATATCGCAGCCGATGCCTGGCGCTCCGCAGTCGGCGACTTGACCGGTACTTCGCCCCTCGGCCAGGCCCTGCGAGCCAGTCGCGGCGGCCGCAACCTGATCGACATTGGCCACGAGAACGATATCGACCTGGCCGCCCAGATCGACCAGTTCGACCTCGTTGCCGAATTGGATCTTACGAGCTGGCGGATTACGGCGAAGTAG
- a CDS encoding sugar phosphate isomerase/epimerase family protein, with the protein MLATISQVCSLNSPFAKDLEDYAAGHCGSVEIWLTKFETWLEQHSLDEFRRLRNKLELQTPVASFQGGLLASQGERRQEAWQLLDRRLQLCQQAEIGTIVVACDVPRQGFDQQMLERVLVSLQDLGQRCGNHGVRAAIEFQSSAAFGNNVKTLAMLLADLNLPSLGICLDAFHYHTSSSKPADLTSLTSENLFHVQLCDIADLPRELASDSQRILPGEGDIDLVPLLDRLRAIHYTGCVSLEVLNPQLWLIPPLQMGEIGITCLRRLLGQASM; encoded by the coding sequence ATGCTCGCCACCATCAGCCAGGTTTGTTCGCTCAACAGTCCGTTCGCCAAGGACTTGGAAGACTACGCTGCCGGCCATTGCGGCAGCGTAGAGATCTGGCTGACGAAGTTTGAAACATGGCTCGAGCAACACTCGCTCGACGAGTTTCGCCGGCTGCGAAACAAGCTCGAGTTGCAAACGCCAGTGGCCAGTTTTCAAGGTGGGTTGCTCGCCAGCCAAGGCGAGCGACGGCAGGAAGCCTGGCAACTGCTCGACCGCCGGCTGCAACTTTGTCAGCAAGCGGAGATTGGGACTATCGTCGTGGCCTGCGATGTGCCGCGACAAGGCTTCGATCAGCAGATGCTCGAAAGGGTGCTGGTTTCGCTGCAAGACCTGGGGCAGCGGTGCGGAAACCACGGCGTGCGAGCGGCGATTGAGTTTCAATCGTCGGCCGCCTTCGGCAACAACGTGAAGACGCTGGCGATGCTGCTGGCCGATCTCAATTTGCCGAGCTTGGGGATTTGTCTAGACGCGTTTCACTATCACACCAGTTCGAGCAAGCCGGCCGACTTGACTTCACTCACGAGCGAAAACCTGTTCCATGTGCAGTTGTGCGATATCGCCGACTTGCCGCGCGAACTGGCCAGCGACAGCCAGCGCATCCTGCCTGGCGAAGGAGACATCGATCTGGTTCCGTTACTCGATCGACTGCGGGCCATTCATTACACCGGCTGCGTCTCGCTCGAAGTCCTCAACCCACAGCTGTGGCTCATTCCACCGCTGCAGATGGGCGAAATTGGAATCACTTGTTTGCGACGGCTGCTGGGACAAGCGTCGATGTGA
- a CDS encoding diacylglycerol/lipid kinase family protein: MNQSSSRKIPILWNPNAGPQERNAASLEQIKTELGSHVEVHVTKSEQHSAELTRQLIDQGATCIAAAGGDGVINVVSDAILQTGKPNIALAVLPSGTGNDYARSLGLPLSAVEAAPLILTENPRRLDVFQLHGKSSAGDFQRYGANMLAGGNTGQYTQQLTDEMKQQWGAFCFLRGAIEVLNNLEVYPVEVQFDDEPPQQLNVLNLFVANGRCAGAGLPVAPNALLDDGLLDAVIVLDGTGVQLAQLALTYVVGDPHEHDLILARKAKKVTFRSQQPFAWAVDGQEFTASELTITVHPSRLPVILGPQTPAVQSAVPTA, translated from the coding sequence ATGAATCAAAGTTCCTCTCGGAAAATCCCCATCCTTTGGAACCCCAATGCGGGACCGCAGGAGCGAAACGCTGCTTCGCTGGAGCAGATCAAAACCGAACTGGGCAGCCATGTCGAAGTGCATGTGACCAAGTCGGAACAGCACTCGGCAGAACTAACTCGCCAACTCATTGACCAAGGTGCCACCTGCATCGCCGCGGCCGGTGGCGATGGCGTGATTAACGTCGTCTCCGATGCCATCCTGCAAACTGGCAAGCCCAACATCGCGCTCGCGGTGCTCCCCTCGGGCACGGGCAACGACTATGCCCGTTCGCTCGGCCTGCCCCTCTCGGCCGTCGAAGCAGCCCCTTTGATTCTCACCGAAAACCCCCGACGACTCGATGTGTTTCAACTGCACGGCAAGTCCAGCGCCGGCGACTTTCAGCGGTATGGGGCGAACATGTTGGCCGGGGGCAACACCGGGCAATACACCCAGCAACTGACGGACGAGATGAAGCAGCAATGGGGCGCGTTCTGCTTTTTGCGCGGCGCGATCGAAGTGCTGAACAATCTGGAAGTTTATCCGGTCGAAGTGCAATTCGACGATGAGCCGCCGCAGCAGTTGAACGTGCTCAATTTGTTTGTGGCCAATGGTCGCTGTGCCGGCGCAGGCCTGCCGGTGGCACCGAATGCCCTGCTCGACGATGGACTGCTCGATGCGGTCATCGTGCTCGATGGGACGGGCGTACAACTCGCGCAACTGGCGCTGACGTATGTGGTCGGCGATCCCCACGAACACGATCTGATCCTCGCGCGGAAAGCAAAGAAAGTCACCTTCCGCTCGCAGCAGCCGTTTGCCTGGGCTGTCGATGGCCAGGAGTTCACTGCCTCGGAACTGACCATTACCGTTCATCCCTCGCGACTGCCAGTCATCCTCGGCCCGCAGACTCCTGCAGTACAATCAGCAGTGCCCACGGCTTGA
- a CDS encoding phytoene desaturase family protein encodes MPKDFLKGASDEYDVVVIGSGLAGMTAANILGRAGHRVLLAEQHYKLGGMATWFKRPGGHIFDVSLHGFPFGMIKSCRRYWTEEIAESIVPLKNIRFDNPMFSLTTSYNRDDFTRLLIERFGIEAATIKAFFDTARGMNFYDDQKLTTGQLFERFFPGRPDVVRLLMEPIVYANGSTLEDPAITYGIVFSNFMSKGVYTFEGGTDRLVQLMHDDLKASGVDVRINCDVEKIHIENDRVTGVTINGRKIGCRAVVSNANLKYTILKLAGKEHFDRKFVDDAEAVRLNNSSTQVYIGLKPDERVDENMGDLFFTSTAKEFRTDLLLSKDVTSRTYSFYYPRTRPQGRPRCLIVSSTNANFADWAKLSDEDYEASKQELIEGTLDHLNNYIPGIRERLDHVEAATPKTFQHYTQHVAGASFGTKFEGLGVSRALPEQVSGLYHAGSVGIIMSGWLGAINYGVIVANDVDALLMKAPAPQPHAAE; translated from the coding sequence ATGCCGAAGGATTTTCTCAAAGGTGCCAGCGACGAGTATGACGTGGTCGTCATCGGCAGCGGTCTCGCTGGCATGACGGCCGCGAACATCCTCGGCCGTGCGGGGCATCGCGTGCTGCTGGCAGAACAGCACTACAAACTCGGCGGCATGGCCACCTGGTTCAAGCGCCCCGGTGGTCACATCTTCGATGTATCGTTGCACGGCTTTCCATTTGGAATGATCAAAAGTTGTCGCCGCTATTGGACGGAGGAAATCGCCGAATCGATCGTGCCTTTGAAGAATATTCGGTTCGATAACCCGATGTTCTCGCTGACGACCAGCTACAACCGCGACGACTTCACTCGCTTGCTCATTGAGCGGTTCGGGATCGAGGCGGCAACCATCAAGGCGTTCTTTGATACCGCACGCGGGATGAACTTTTACGACGATCAAAAACTGACGACCGGGCAACTCTTCGAGCGGTTCTTTCCAGGCCGGCCAGATGTCGTTCGCCTGTTGATGGAGCCCATTGTTTACGCCAACGGCAGCACGCTCGAAGACCCGGCCATAACCTATGGCATCGTCTTTTCGAACTTCATGTCGAAAGGGGTTTATACCTTCGAGGGTGGCACCGATCGGCTTGTGCAGTTGATGCACGACGACCTCAAGGCCAGTGGGGTCGATGTGCGCATCAATTGCGATGTCGAAAAGATTCACATCGAGAACGACCGCGTCACAGGCGTTACCATCAACGGCCGCAAGATTGGCTGCCGAGCAGTCGTCAGCAATGCCAACCTGAAATACACCATCCTGAAACTTGCGGGCAAAGAGCATTTCGATCGCAAGTTTGTCGACGATGCCGAAGCGGTCCGACTCAACAACAGCAGCACGCAGGTCTATATCGGCCTGAAGCCGGATGAACGCGTGGACGAAAACATGGGCGACTTGTTTTTCACCAGCACCGCCAAGGAATTTCGCACCGATCTGCTGCTGAGCAAGGATGTCACCAGTCGGACGTATTCGTTCTACTACCCGCGCACGCGCCCGCAAGGCCGGCCGCGCTGCCTGATTGTTTCCAGCACCAACGCCAACTTTGCCGATTGGGCCAAACTTTCGGACGAAGATTACGAAGCCAGTAAGCAGGAGTTAATTGAGGGAACGCTCGATCATTTGAACAACTATATTCCTGGCATCCGCGAGCGGCTGGATCACGTGGAAGCGGCCACTCCTAAGACTTTTCAGCACTACACGCAGCATGTTGCCGGCGCCAGTTTTGGAACCAAGTTCGAGGGACTGGGAGTAAGCCGCGCATTGCCGGAACAAGTGAGCGGACTCTATCACGCCGGCAGCGTCGGCATCATCATGTCGGGCTGGTTGGGTGCGATCAACTATGGTGTGATCGTCGCCAACGATGTCGATGCACTGCTCATGAAAGCACCAGCGCCCCAGCCGCACGCGGCAGAATAA